The genomic interval CCGACGAGATCGCCCTGCCGATGCATCCGCTCCAGGCCGAGGCGCTGATGCTGGAGCCGCACGTCGCCGCATGGGTCGAGGCGGGCCGCCTGCGGCGGCTCGGCGCCTTCGGCCCCCGCTTCACCGCGACCTCCTCGCTGCGCACCGTCTACGCGGCCGAGAGCCCGTGGATGGCGAAGTTCTCGCTGCCCGTCACCCTCACCAACTCGCTGCGGGTGAACCGGCTCGCCGAACTCAAGGCCGGCGTCGCCATGGCCCGGCTGCTGGCGAAAAGCCCGTTCGCCGCGCGCCATCCCAACTTCCGGCTCCTCGCCGACCCCGCCTACCTCACCCTGCACAACCCCGACCGCGAGGAGAGCGGCTTCGAGACGGTCCTGCGCGAGAACCCGTTCCGCGACGGGGTGGAGCGGGGTGTCGCCACACTGGCTGCGCTCACCGCCGAGCCGCTGCCCGGCCGGCTCTCGCGGCTGGAGGCCCTTCTGCGGCAGGTCTGCCCGGAGGGTTCGGCGGCGCGCGCCCAGGCCGCCCGCAGGTGGTTCGCCCGCTATCTCGATTGCATGCTGGAGCCCGTCGTCGCCCTCTACGACGCGCATGGCATCGCGTTGGAGGCTCACCAACAGAACGCGCTGCTCGATGTCGCCTCCGGCTGGCCCGAGCGCGGCTTCTACCGCGACAACCAGGGCTTCTACCTCTCGGAATCCGCTCGCCCCCGGCTGCTGCGCGACGCGCCCGAGACCGCTTCAATCGCCTCGCTCTATTTCCCGGACGGCGAGATCCGCCGACGGCTTGCCTACTATCTCGTGGTCAACCAGATCTTCTCCGTCGTCGCCCGGATCGGCCATGACGGGCTGGCGCGCGAGGAAACGCTCCTCGACGACCTCGCCCGCCGCCTGGAGGCGATGGCACGCCGCATGACCGGCGCCGGTCGCGCCTTCGCCCGCTCGGTGCTCGACGGTCCGAGCCTCTGCACCAAGGCCAACCTGCGGGTGCGCCTGTCCGACCGCGACGAACTCGCCTCGGGCGACGGCACCGGCAACTACATCGACATGCCGAACCCGCTCATGCTTCGGGCGGCTCGGGGCGAGGCCGGCCATGCCCTCGCGTCCTGAGACGATGGAGCAGCCCGAAGCGCGTGTCCTGCGCCAGTTGGCGGAAGCCGTCCTGTTCGAGGGGCTGGCCGAGCGCGAGCCGGCCCGCGACGTCGCCGGTCGGATCGCGTGGCGTCTCGGCCCGCACCGCTTCCGCGCGACCGGCACCCTCGGCCCGTTCGACCGCCCTCGCCTCGATCCCGGTTCGGTCGAGATGGCGGGCGAAGAGGGCGGCTGGGTGCCGGCCGACCTCTCCATCCTCGTGGAAGCCCTTCCCGCCGCACCGGAGCACCGGACGCGGCTGCTGGCCGAGCTTCGGCAGACGGTCGAACTCTGCCGCTGGAACGCCCGAAACCTAGCGTTGCCGGAGCGCCGCCTTCTGCCCTTCGCCGCGCTCGATGCGGCTTTGTGGGAGGGCCATCCCTACCATCCGAGCTTCAAGGCGCGCACCGGCTTCACCCTGGAGGATCACCGCCGCTACGGCCCCGAGGCCGCCGCGCCGTTCCGCCTCGGATGGCTGGCTGTGCGCCGAGACACGATCGCCCTTGCGCTGCCGGGCCCGGAGGACAGGTTCTGGCGGGCCGAACTCGGCGATGCCCGGGACGTGCTGACCCGCCGCCTCGACGAGGCCGGGCATTCCCTCGACACGCACGCGCTGATGCCGGTCCATCCCTGGCAGATGCGCCGGCTCGAAGAGGAGGCTTTGCGCCCGTGGCTGGCGGAGGGCCGCGCCGTCGCGCTCGGCACCGCCGGCCCGCGCTACCTCGCGAGCCAGTCTCTGCGCACGCTGCACAATTGCGACGACCCGTCCGCCGCGAGCGTGAAACTGGCCTTGAGTGTCGTCTCGACCTCGAGCCTGCGCATCCTCGATCCGCATTTCGTGCTGACCGGCCCGGCCCTGTCCGACTGGCTCGCCGACCTCGTCGCCGCCGATCCCGCGCTGCACGGCCGCGTGACGGTGCTGCGCGAATACGCCGCCGCGCTCGCCGACCGGGACGGGCCGCTCGCCGGGCAGCTCGCCGCGATCTGGCGGGAGAGCCCGCGTCTCGCACCCGGCGAGGCGGCCTTGCCCTTCAACGCGCTGGCCGTGTGCGAGGCGGATGGCAGCCCCTTCGTCGCGCCCTGGCTCGATCGCTACGGCCGCGATGCCTGGCTCGACCGCCTCGTCGCGGTCGCGGTGCTGCCGGTCTGGCACCTGCTCGCGGCCCACGGCGTCGCCCTGGAGGCGCACGGCCAGAACATGATTCTGGTCCACCGCGACGGCTGGCCGGACCGGGTGATCCTGCGCGACTTCCACGAGAGCGCGGAATACGTCCCCGACTTCGTGACGAGTCCGGAGCGCGTGCCGGATTTCGGGGCGATCGACCCGGCCCATGCCGGGCCGGCGGATGACCGCTTCCACGCCATGCGCTCGGCCGCGACGCTGGCCGAACTCGTCACCGACAGCCTGTTCGTCTTCAACCTCAGCGAGATCACCGCTCTCCTCGGGCGCCGGCACGGTCTCGACGAGCCAGGGTTCTGGCGCCGCATCGGCCGGCAGTTGCGGCGCCACGCGGCGGAGCATGGGCTGGAGGCGCGGCTCGCCCGGCTCGCGGTCGAAGCGCCCCGGCTGCGGGTCGAGGCGCTGCTGTCGCGCAAGCTCGGGCTCGGCGAGGCGCGCGGCAGCCTCCATGCGCCCAACTCGCTGTTCCCTTCCCCCGACGCCACTTCCGGAGCCTGCATGATCGAGATCGACGGCCGCACCATCCCGGCGGACGCGATGGAGGCCGCCATCCGGCGCGTCGAGGCTGCGGCGGCCTTGCGCGGCGGCAGCGGCGAGCGCGTCGCCGCGCGCTTCCGCGACACCGCCCAGGGGCTCGCCTTCATCCTCGCCGCCCGCCGCAGCGGGGCGAGCCTGCTGCCGATCCATCCGGCGCTGCCGGACGAGGGCGCGCGCCGGCTCGCCGCGCGCGCCGGCTGCCACCGCCTGTTCCTCGACGGCCTGGAGAGCGAGACCCTGGACGGCGCCGCCCCGCCGGTTCCGGGGGAGGGCGAGCTGCTCCAGATGAGTTCGGGCACCACCGGCGAGCCCAAATGCATCGCCCGCCGCTGGAGCGCGGTGGAGCGCGAGGTCGAGAGCTATGTCGGCGCCTTCACCGAGCCGGCCGGGATGACCCCGGTCATCGCCTGCCCGATCACCCATTCCTACGGGCTGATCTGCGGATTGTTCGTGGGCCTGCGCCGCGGTCGCATGCCGGTGATCGTGGACACCACCAACCCGAAATACCTCCTGCGCCGCCTGCGCGAGATCGAGCGGCCGGTGCTCTACACCGCGCCGGCCATGCTGCACACGCTGGCCCGGCTGATGCCCGAGGGCGAGACCCTCCACGCGGCGATGGTCTCGGGCACGCTTCTGCCCGCACCCTGGTTTTCCGCCATCCGCGGGCGCGTCACCCACCTGTTCCAGCAATACGGCTGCTCGGAAGCCGGCTGCATCGCGATCAATCCGGATCTGCGCCGCGCCGACGCCATCGGCCGCCCGCTGCCGCATCACCGCGTCCGGGCGGGGACCGGCCCCGAGGCCCCGGCGGAACTCGTGGTCGAGGGGGAGGGCGGGGCGATCCACACCGCCGATCTCGGCTATCGCGAGCCCGACGGCATGCTGGTCTTCGTCGCGCGCAAGGACGACACGATCAACGTCTCGGGCCTCAACGTCTATCCCGGCGAGGTCGAGGACGTGGTGATGGCCATGCCCGGCATCACCGACGCCGTAGCCTTCGCCCGGCCCGACCCGTTCGCGGGCGAGCGGGTGACGCTGCTGTTCAGCGCTGAAAGCCCCGTGCCGCCCCGCGCGCTGCAGGACTGGTGCCGCCGCTGGCTCGCCGGCCACCAAGTGCCGGTCGAGGCGGTGCAGGTCGGCGCGATCCCGCGCGAGGCCAACGGCAAGATTTCTCGACGCGCGGTCGCCGCGCAATACCGGGGCGGCGGCCTGGAGGCGGTGGCGTGAGCAACGAGACGCTGATCGCGGCCATCGGCACGGTGCTGCGCGAGGAGATGCGCCATCCCCATCTCGATGGGTTCGGGCCGGACGCACGGCTGAACGAGGATCTCTACCTCGATTCCGTCCAGTTGCTTCAGCTCATCCTGGCGCTGGAGCTGACGCACGGGGTGTCGGTGCCCGAAGCGGCGATCAACCGGCAGGACGTCTCCACCGTCGCCGACCTCGCCCGGCTGCTGACGCCGGGCGCTGAGCCGGTCGCCGCCGAGCCCGAGACGCCCTCCGAGGGCGTCCACGGCGCGATGCCCTACGACCTGAAGATCCACTGCTTCGTCAGTTGCGTCTGCGACGGGCTGAAGGCGCGGGGCATCGACCATCGCCCGTTCTACGCCCTGATCTGGGACGCCGAGTTCGCCATCACCGACGGCACGCGGCTCGCCTACCACTC from Methylobacterium sp. AMS5 carries:
- a CDS encoding IucA/IucC family protein encodes the protein MPPSSQAVAEAAAFRSFANGYLREIDSGIRIRHALTDGPPAPCVEWNLRSRRLAIRAEILSPSLCGAHAFGRLWTRHLHEPRWRPVAPMRALQELLGEAYSRTDEGRGETARERELELLGRVLDSYRETARLLDLAERTAEAETGFIAAERALVFGHWLHPTPKSRQGLTTWQARAYAPEEGGTFQLAVFGAEASLVRHDSAVARAAPDLALDLLGPDAARLGLRADEIALPMHPLQAEALMLEPHVAAWVEAGRLRRLGAFGPRFTATSSLRTVYAAESPWMAKFSLPVTLTNSLRVNRLAELKAGVAMARLLAKSPFAARHPNFRLLADPAYLTLHNPDREESGFETVLRENPFRDGVERGVATLAALTAEPLPGRLSRLEALLRQVCPEGSAARAQAARRWFARYLDCMLEPVVALYDAHGIALEAHQQNALLDVASGWPERGFYRDNQGFYLSESARPRLLRDAPETASIASLYFPDGEIRRRLAYYLVVNQIFSVVARIGHDGLAREETLLDDLARRLEAMARRMTGAGRAFARSVLDGPSLCTKANLRVRLSDRDELASGDGTGNYIDMPNPLMLRAARGEAGHALAS
- a CDS encoding IucA/IucC family protein → MPSRPETMEQPEARVLRQLAEAVLFEGLAEREPARDVAGRIAWRLGPHRFRATGTLGPFDRPRLDPGSVEMAGEEGGWVPADLSILVEALPAAPEHRTRLLAELRQTVELCRWNARNLALPERRLLPFAALDAALWEGHPYHPSFKARTGFTLEDHRRYGPEAAAPFRLGWLAVRRDTIALALPGPEDRFWRAELGDARDVLTRRLDEAGHSLDTHALMPVHPWQMRRLEEEALRPWLAEGRAVALGTAGPRYLASQSLRTLHNCDDPSAASVKLALSVVSTSSLRILDPHFVLTGPALSDWLADLVAADPALHGRVTVLREYAAALADRDGPLAGQLAAIWRESPRLAPGEAALPFNALAVCEADGSPFVAPWLDRYGRDAWLDRLVAVAVLPVWHLLAAHGVALEAHGQNMILVHRDGWPDRVILRDFHESAEYVPDFVTSPERVPDFGAIDPAHAGPADDRFHAMRSAATLAELVTDSLFVFNLSEITALLGRRHGLDEPGFWRRIGRQLRRHAAEHGLEARLARLAVEAPRLRVEALLSRKLGLGEARGSLHAPNSLFPSPDATSGACMIEIDGRTIPADAMEAAIRRVEAAAALRGGSGERVAARFRDTAQGLAFILAARRSGASLLPIHPALPDEGARRLAARAGCHRLFLDGLESETLDGAAPPVPGEGELLQMSSGTTGEPKCIARRWSAVEREVESYVGAFTEPAGMTPVIACPITHSYGLICGLFVGLRRGRMPVIVDTTNPKYLLRRLREIERPVLYTAPAMLHTLARLMPEGETLHAAMVSGTLLPAPWFSAIRGRVTHLFQQYGCSEAGCIAINPDLRRADAIGRPLPHHRVRAGTGPEAPAELVVEGEGGAIHTADLGYREPDGMLVFVARKDDTINVSGLNVYPGEVEDVVMAMPGITDAVAFARPDPFAGERVTLLFSAESPVPPRALQDWCRRWLAGHQVPVEAVQVGAIPREANGKISRRAVAAQYRGGGLEAVA